Below is a genomic region from Ziziphus jujuba cultivar Dongzao chromosome 7, ASM3175591v1.
AATCAAACAAAATGGTAATGTTGATTTTtctagattattatttttatgaacttGGAGTTCTATTGGTCATGACCAAGTATAGGTCTGTATTTGGTGGGCTCAAATCAGCGTATTTGGTGGGCTCAAATCGGTATATTTGTTTGTAACATTGCAATATGATTCTACATGATAAAATAGGTGGTTTGCCAAGCGTTTCTTGCATCCAGATATAGTTGCtgaatatgattatatatttctttgggATGAGGACCTTGGAGTTGAGAATTTTGATCCGAAAAGGTAAGCATCTTAACTGTACTATGATGGACTTGACATCCCTCTACTTATAAAATTTGGCACTTTTGTTTGCTACCTTGACACGTGAGATAAAATTCAATACTGCACGTGTGCATTCATGTATATATGTCTATATGTTTAAATTTACATGTGCATGTATTATCTGTGTTTGAGTTTTGATAAGTACACTTGCATCTGCCAATTAGTTTAATCAAGGTAAAGCAGTCTCATTAGGGACAGTACAACTGATAGTTTTTGAAAGTCTGCAAAATCGTGGGAAAAATATTAGACATTTTGTTTTACAAACAGGACCTTATAGTACTTTTAACTCTTTGCTTAGGTATCAAAATGGCACAATGACTTCAAACGACATAGACACTAACTTGACATGAAATGTATACTCTGTAGGGTGGATTTATTACTGAGATACAAATGTACTATCAACATATGACATTACTCATGTTTGTATCTGTTGTAACTTCAAAATTTAGTTTGACTGATACCCTTTGTTCTGATGAAGACATTTTTTTTGTAAGCGACCAGTGTCTAAAATGTGTTATTTTCACAGTATAATATGTCGTTGTGAAGCTAAAGTTTTGTTTAAACAAACTAAATCCGATCTTTTCTTCTAAAACATTGTAAATATGCAATATTATGAACTTGAGTTTTTCTTTCATGGTGATCAAATTTAGATATGGTATTCGTATGTATATGTTGATTTTTCGTAGATATTTGTCTATTGTTCGAGATGAGGGACTTGAAATATCACAGCCAGCACTTGATCCTGCTAAGTCAGTCGTGTATCATCAAATTACTGCGCGCCTGAGGGGATCAAGAGTTCACAGGTTAGTTCAAAATCAATTTCAGTATAAATATTGGAATTCTTTACGGTATAACTGTAGTCTATCTATTGTGACCACAATACTATATGTTGAAAGACTAAATGAAGATCTTTATTGTGATTATTCTAAAGATGTTTTGATATTGCTGGTTTTGTTAAagtgatgataaaaaaaaacagTCACACAATATGGTCAGTGATgctttatatttattatgatattgccaaatttaaataaataaaaattggcaTTTATATGAGCTTATGAGTTAAGTCAGCCAAGAACAAGATGATTTCTGGTCACTCAGTCGTTCTCTAGTGTATATACTTCATCTAGTTAGTCTGTAGTAGTTATTTTCTGATATTTTATTGGATTAGGATGATagatgttttatttaattaaatattttatctatagtgggttatattttttttgctatgtGATATCAAATTATACATTATAATTGAATTTGACCCCTTTTGTCCTAATTTTTAAACAGAAGGATTTACAAGTTGAAAGGCAAGGGAAGGTGTGATAATCATAGCTCTTCTCCTCCGTGCGTAGGGTAAAAACTAACTAACTCTGTAGCTTCTATGTTGAATGATGAGTTTGTTTCCAAAAAATCCAGATTGATTGTAACATTTCTGAGAagtttcattttaatattaaacaaaatcTGTGTCACACAGTTGGGTGGAAATTATGGCACCTGTATTTTCAAGGGCAGCTTGGCGATGTGTATGGTATATGATCCAGGTACAAACCTAACCAAACTTAGATCAATAGCATTCTGAAACTTGCATTAAAATCCTGTTTGAGATTGCTTTTGCTTTCAAGTAGTAGATTGCAGTCGCTGAAagctttatttaaaaataaatttaatggggatgaaattgttttatgtttttgttatcGAGTAATATGTGGTTGAACAAAATTGTGAATTTTCATTACGGTTTTAAGCAACTTAGTTTTCTATTAAGAGCTTCTTCCTGTTTGCTTTGGCTAAAAACTTTacttttttctataaaaagCCATAGTTTTGGTAAATTATCTCAAGATTTCTAAAAGAGCTTATATGCCTTAAAAGCCATGTAAAGTAGGGCTTAAGTAACGGTGATCGACAACATTACATGGCATAATGTCTAGGGTTATTATTGCAAAGCATATTAACCCAATCTGGTTACAATGTGGAAAGCTATTTTCTTCTCATGTTTGATTAACATTGAAACACTGAAGCAGGCATTCAAACCGCCAATTACTTGAAGTTGATTAGAAAAAACTCATTTTAGCAAACTGAAAGTACTAGCAGTATATTTCCAGTGGATGACCTGAAGCCATTTTCTCTGTGTATATTAGAAAGTCTAGATTAGATATTTTCAGCGCTTCATCATACCTTTTATATGCTCTAACTGTTTTCTAATTATTGACTACAGAACGACTTGATTCATGCATGGGGCCTGGATATGCTGCTTGGTTATTGTTCACAAGTAACTTTCTAGTCTTGGTGGCTTTGTATTTTGACTTCCTTGGGCATGCTAATGATGTCTGGACAAAAATTTCAGGGTAATCGGACAAAAACTATAGGTGTGGTCGATGCTGAATATGTAGCACATCTGGCTCTTCCTACACTCGGTGCATCAGATGGAAAAAAAGCAAGTACCCCAGTAAAACTCTTCTGAGAACTTTGATGATTTTAACTACTTCAGTTTTTATTGTCAGTTCATTCCTATATCATCAACCCAAAGACCACCCCTATGTTCTGCAGCCCAACATAACTATTTGACTCTGACTGGAGACAGAAACATTGTTTTGCTTCTCCAAATCTTTTTCCCGTTTGCATTCTTATATAATGAAAGTTGCTTTTCTCATTTGCAATTGCAGGAACCATCCGTTCCCAAAAAAGATGGCAACAATAGAATAAAGGTAGGAAACCTTTGATATTATTCCTAACAAGTCTATTGCCTTCTTTGATTTTGGATTTTAAACCTCGCAAATTTTCCGCCTTCTTTACGTGTTTTCACTTCTGTTTGCAGTTTGTGGACAGTTTTGAACTTTATTTGTTGGCATGCATGAATATAAGCATTGTTTTGTGGACAGGTGAGGATGCAATCCTTCATTGAAATGGGTATCTTCAAGGAAAGATGGAACAATGCTGTAAAAGCCGACAGTTGTTGGGTTGATCCATATCGTTCAATGGCAAACCAAAGTAGTCAGTAATTCTATGCATACAAAGAGTGGTGGTCATTTTCATACACAAACAGCAAATACAGGTAAAGATCATTATACATACAATTTTATGGTGAAGCGAATCTTCGGCAACTGATGACAAATACCTCAAGCCTCTGCCTATGTATAGTGAATgcgtaaatattatttttacatcaGACAGGAAGGAACAATCATCTTTCCTGTTGTGGTTGTATCCATTCTTTGTAAGTTATACAGATAGGGTTTTTCTTTCTTCGTTATATAGAtaggttttttctttctttcttattattttttattttttatttttcaaaaatgggaAAACCAATTTATCTGGAAATTTTGCTTTCGACTAATAATAATTACCTTTTGGTAAATTAATTCATGTTACCATGTAAAGGGGTTTATCAGTCAGAAAATATTGcagtttctttttgttttcctttctttgaATGTTTGTTTTTTAGTGAAATTCTGCGAAAACTGGTAGGCAGGTCTTGGTTTAGCTTTTATGCACGCTTGTGATATAATATGAAGTGGAAAGGCAAGCCATGGTTGCTCTGTAATAGCAAATCTAACTCTAATTTATTTACAtggataaacatatataaaacaagttctaatatatatatatatatatatatataaattaaacatatataaaacaagttctaatatatataaatatataaatttttttctctgtaAGAAATCTGGACGAATTATCATCTAGGACAGTCCATGCATATCTTGAAGTAAATTTGTGTTGTATGGGAACGAAAAATCTTGAAGTAAATAGGTGTTGTATCGGACGAAAATTCGTCTGCTATTCCTAGACTGGAGAattacgatatatatatatatatatatatagtatatgaaAATGCTTATAGGCGATGTCTCCCATTAAAGAGTGGTAACAAGCATTATCATCATTTGATTCATGCGATTACATGTAATCAAACTGCGACTACATGTAATCATGCACAACAAGCTGTCATCGCCAACAAAGAGGCGAGCGCATCACTCATATtgtctaaattatatatacaaatatatgagGGACGATTTGTTGGAAACATATTCCCaacataaatgaaaatatactGAAATAATGATGTGTTAAGGGTTAAAAGTGCCATGTTAACTAATGgtttagaattaaaattttaattgagcaAATAGCATCTCTTAACAATTATTACATTGTCAAGGATCCAACATAAAGTGAGAATTAGGTTTCCAATAGattaaaacttatatatatatatatatatataaatagtcttACTATGATAAGTTTGCAAGCTTATATAAagtatataacattttttatgtCTCGTAACATGTTGCTAGATATAGAATGGAATTTTGCTCAAATTATATGTCCGGACACATGTTGTGCATTCCATAAGCTAAGAGTGTAGGCTTACTGCTTATCAAATCCAAATATTCTAAATGATTAAACCCACTTATTCTCAATTTAGAAGATATCCTTACTGGAGCCtcattgtatataaatatataattattgatgTATAGTTTTGATCAATAAGAAGCATAATTCTCACCATATGCTTGGCACCTATCTGATAGCAATGTTACTTAAGCTGCTGCAATACTTATCTGGTTGCTAGCATTTTTTCAACAACTCATATTAGTAGTTAGAAGAGTTgatagtgtgtatatatatcctATGCTTTATACTTATCTTGTACTTAtcttatatactatatataattattgtacGTTGTATTAATGAGTGAATGAAATTCAATCCTTATTCTCACAGTTTCTATATGGTATCAAAGCCCATTTCACTCTTaacaaggattttttttttttcttcttttcttttcttttcttcctttttctttctgaatttattcatataaatatataaatatatatatatatatatatatataaagaagagaaagaagaatgAAAGGAAACAGATGGCATCCGTATCTTCTGCTACTCTTTTGTCTAAAACTGGAATTACCGCTACTATTGATCCCACCCTCACTAATCAAACTCTGGTTGTTATTAATGTTGCATCTGAAGCCCCACTTCGTTTCACATCCACAAATTACTTTCCTTGGAGTGCTCAAAGGGATGCATTTCTCATTGCATATGATATATGGTTATGTAAATGGTAGTTTGCCATGTCCTTCTCCTCTTCTCACAGTGTCATCTTCTGATTCCAATTCTCAAACAAATTCAGCATATATCTTCTGgatccatatattatataaataaggaTTTTACTGAAAGACTAAGTCTAAGttagttttaatattataattcaaTTGTTTAGTTGAATTGGACTTGGTTAGTATATCAGTTCTTATAAAATAGTACTTCTAACATTATATTTGGTTATTTTGTGAAAATCAGTTTCCTATTTTATCTACTAGTAAGGTATATGTTAGTTTATATATCTATtaacgtaaaaaaaaaataaaaaaaataaaaaaaaatggtttataacgtttatttttcttgttattaagTTACAAAAAATCagtaattttattcttaaaaattaaaatcaataacaGCTTCTTACTCTAAGCTCTATAAATATGAGCTTTCTTTCCCATCTGGAAAcacaaagaaattcaaaatcaattgttctctttttttctctcaaaatactCTTCTCTCAAATCTTTCATATTTTCGtattattacaaaattattttactactatcaaatatattttggtatacagtccgtctatggtgcggacagtcctcatgcggaccatagtattggtgacggttttcatagtattggtgacgatttgttaagaaaccgtcgttaatactatgaaaaaccgtcactaatactgcggtcctcatgtgaaccgtcttcaccatagaatttccgttttggtatatatatatatatatatatatttcagcaTTACAAGTGTTCTAAGGAGTTCATGGGAATTCTTAGCTGTACACAAGATTTTTTCAGGATCATTGTATATTGGGAGAGGAGCGTTAGACAACCACTGGAGAAGGGCACATATCTTCTCTATGAGCAGCGTATTTGCATATCTCGATTCAACTAAACAGACCACCCAAAACttttaataatagtttattattttattattgttgtttggtgtttgatatttgtaattatgattcatttttaccatttgtttttatttccaaTACAAACTCTCCAAAACATTTGCTAAACCTTGCAGATCACACATTCTTCATCTACGAGAAAAATTGATTTGACCATAAGGATCTTTTATTGTTACAGATTTTCTAATGAATCTAAAAACTATTGCTGATGAACTTGCACTTCTCAACCAACCAGTTCTTGAAGATGATCTCATACTGTACATTGTTAAGGGGTTGTCTCGAGCACCCAAAGACATGCAGCTATTCGAACCAGGAATGATTTCATCTCTTTTGCAGATCTTTATGAATAGCTTGTTGAGCACGAATCTTATCTCAAACAGATTGACTCTTAGTCTGAGAACCAAGTTGTTACTGCTCATCTAGCAAACAAATCTCTGTCCAAGCCCAACTACTTCCGGCAGAAACTCCTACAAACCAAATTATCTCCTCCTTAACAACTGTTCTTTCCATCCAATGGGTCTCATTCTAATAATCTTACAAGATCAAGTGCTTATAAAGGAAAATGTTAATTGTGTGATCAAGaagggcattgggccaaattttgTCCTGCTTTGAAGTAACAATCGACCAGCACCAACGCCTTAAGTTTTTCATTCCACTTATATGCCACAAGGCAATCCAACGATTACCAAGATTTTGGGTCTGTCTCCTACCTCTACCAACTAGCTCATGGATTTAGGTGTTTTGCCCCACATAGCCAATGATTTACAAAACCTCTCTTTGCATTTAGATTATGATGAGACTGATGAAATTATTGTTGGCAATGATAACACCCTTCCCATTACTCACAGAGGTTCTATTATACTAAACTCTCCTTCTAAGTCTTTCGTTCTCAAAAATGTTTTTTGTGTGcctaatataacaaaaaactTACTTtcagtttcaaaattttgtgaaaCCAATAATGTCTCCATTAAATTCTTTTCTCACTGTTTCTTGCTTAAGGACTTGCAGACAGGATCGGTTCTTCTCAAGGGTCCACATGATGGATGAACATATGAATGGCCATCTGTTAATAAGAAACAACCATCTTGTCTGTTAATTCATACTCTTACTAGTTCAAAGGCAACTCTTCAAGAATGGCATTAACGTTTTGGTCATCCTTTTAATCGAATTCTTGATCAACAATTTCAGCTTCTTCTCTTCCAATTTCTTCTTGTCAAAAGTTTCATTGTTCATCTTGCAAATGTAATAAGATGCACAAACTTCCATTTGGCATCTCGTCAATGTGTAGTACTCAACCTTTACAATTGGTTTATTCTAATGTTTAGGGTTCTACTCAAGTTACTTCTATTGATGGTTTTAGATACTATGTTTTGTTTATTAATCACTTTCTAAATATATATGGCTTTTTTTCCAATAAGAACTAAAGATGAAGTTCATATTATTCTCATTTAGTTTAACGCTGTTGTTGAGaaatttttcaaaagccaataatttctttttactcTAACAATGgagtgaaattttttaaattaaaactattttttcaaaaatatggcATTACACATTTTCTTACTCCACTATGCACCCCTGAACACAATGGCTATGCCGAATGAGGACATCGCCATATCAGGGAAACTGGCCTTACACTATTATCTCAAGGAAATTTACCACCGTTTTTCTAGACATATACTTTCAAGAcatctatatatttaattaactgGATGCCTACCCCCACATGATATATGTTGTCTccttttcaaaaactttttggCAAAAGTCCAAATTACTCCCATCTTAAAACTTTTGGATGTTTATGCTTCCCTTGGATAAACCATATATCCATCATAAGTTAGAATCCTATTCAACTTCATACATCTTCTTAGGATATCTTCAAAATCAAATGGTTATATTTGCTTTGATCCTGTCACATCcgatttttttaaaactcaaCATGTCAAATTTATAGCAACTATATTTCCTTATAAAACTCTCTCCCAATCACACTCTAACTCTAACCATTCCACCGAGACCTCACTTTCCTCTTATGCTGGTCCCACACACATGTTCATTCCTTTCCTTTTCAAACCTGATCAGTCTCTCTCATCTCCTCCACAACTCTTATCCACTGTCATTCTTCGACCTCTACAATGCCACCTATGACTCCACAACCTTACCAGATAATCATGTTTCCTCCTTCACTAATAAGTCTTATTCCAGCCCAACAACCTCACTTGAATAGCTCTCATATCATTTCACCACGTGGACAACTAGAGAATAACTCTTCCTTACATAAGTCTTCTACCTCTCACTTTGAACCTCTACCACGTCATCATCCAATGAGAATCCGGtccatgaattttatttttaagcttAAAAATCTATTTAACGAGTTTTTCGTGGTAGATAAGCTCTCATTATCTTAATAAGAAGCAAGAACTATCAAACAAGCATTCTGGAGCAAGGAATGGCATGACGCCATCTTTTGAGTTTGATGCTCTTCTACGCAATGACACATGAAACCTAGTGCCTCCATTCACTGCTCAAATGTGATTGGGTGTAAATGGATATTTTGTATCAAATGGAATACAGATGACTCGCTCAATCGATACAAGGCTCGTCTTGTTACCAAATGACACAACCAATGGCCTAGTGTGAATTACTTTGCCATGTTCAATTCGGTGATTAAACTAGTCACCATTTAGCTTGTTCTTAGCATTGCTGTGATGAACAAATGGCCAATACGGCAACTAGATGTTAGCAATGCATCTCTTATTGACACCTTTCAAGAATAAGTGTATATGGAGCAACCACATCAGTTCATTGATCCAGATAAACCAAATCATGTTTACCGACTGAAAAAAGCCCACTGTAGACTCAAACAAGCACCAAGAGCTTAGTATACTGagttaaaacaattattactaCAGATTGGGTTCAAGCATTCTTTATCTGATACATCTTTATTTGTATATCATCGTAACAACCAAACCATGTATGTGCTGGTTTATGTAGATGATGTTGTCTACGCTGATAATAATGTTGCTCTTCTGTCTAAGTTTCTATCTCAACTGTCTGCTCGTTTCTCTATCAAAGATATGGGCAATCTTCATGACTTTCTTGGAGTTGATGTTGTTCATACTACTAGTGGTCTCTTTCTGTCTCAGAGCAATTATATCTTGGATATACTACCAGCAATGCATATGCTTGATGCCAAAGAAGTGTCTACACTAATGGCTTCTTCAACTTCCTTAATTCTTTATGATGGTTCCAAAGCTGTTGATGCAATACTCTATTGTAAGgttatcaaaattttacaatatgTCCTTAACTTGTCCTGATATTGCTTATGTAGTCAATAAATTAGCTCAATTCATGCATCAACCAACTAAGACTCACTGGGCTACTACTAAAAGGTTATTGCGCTACCTTAAAGGCATCTCCTCCTTTGGTCTTCTCTTACATACAGATACATTTTTGTCTTTGCATGCTTTCTTGGATGTAGATTGGATAGGAAATAAGGATGATTGGATGTCTACAACTACATACATGGTATTCCTATGTGCAAATCCTATTTCGTGATCATTTAAGGCACAGAAATTAGTCTCACATTCATCCACAAAGGCTGAATATTGAGCGGTTACAAATACAATTTCAGTAGTCTGTTGGTTGTTGTCTCTTTTGTGTGAACTCCATGTTTGTCTTCCTTAGCCTCCTTCAGTGTACTATGATAATATTGGTGCAACATATTTGTATGTAAATCCAATTTATCACTCCAAGATTAAGCATGTCTCTACTGATTTTCACTTTATGCATGATCTAGTCTCTTCTGGAAAAATTCGAGTATCTCATGTCTCTAGTCAATATCAATTAGCCGATGCTCTTACTAAACCCCTACCTCGGCATTCCTTTCAAACTAGTTGGTCAAAGATTGCTATCTGTTCATGACCATCAATCTTGAGGGGGCAAGATAGCAATGTTACCTAAGTTGTTGCAGCATTTATCTGGTTGTTAGCATTTTTTCAACAACTCATATCAGTAGTTAGAAAAGTTGATAGTGCATGTATATATCCTGTaacttatctttttatttatcttgtAGACTATATATAATCACTGTACACTGTATTAATAAGTGAATGAAATTCAATCCTCATTCTCACATTCTATACTATCGACATGCCAATTTTTAAgggttttagttttaaatttgttttgtgACAATTTTAAAAAGAGGCTTGGAgttaacccaaaaataaaaccatatctACCTTGAACGTGAGATATAAAAGATGGCTGGCAATCCGACAATAGGccaaaccttcaagatctaaaCAAGGTTGGTGTGGGTGTTAATCTAATAAGGACCCAAAGTGTTGAGTACACCCCTCATTTCAACCTTGGCTTCAATATCTCCTTGGTTCTTTTGTGTTAGAGTTGGGTTATGACACTTGAAAGATCGTATGAAGCCTTTTCCATTGTGTACATGGTCATAAATACAAGAAACCAAAAACAACATAGCAATCTAAC
It encodes:
- the LOC107408523 gene encoding uncharacterized protein LOC107408523 isoform X2, whose translation is MKSNNHASAASDSKNRSCLCSLLILASLICGAYFIGAAFTEKEYQERLTRWPLMSSARNNKTNICQNQCWPLGTAALPKGIVANKTNKCQNQCWPLGTAALPKGIVAKTSNLEMQPLWGSTVKNKSSKSSKSLLAIAAGIKQKEVVNQIVKKFSSSDFVVMLFHYDGHMDEWRDLAWSDRAIHVSAVNQTKWWFAKRFLHPDIVAEYDYIFLWDEDLGVENFDPKRYLSIVRDEGLEISQPALDPAKSVVYHQITARLRGSRVHRRIYKLKGKGRCDNHSSSPPCVGWVEIMAPVFSRAAWRCVWYMIQNDLIHAWGLDMLLGYCSQGNRTKTIGVVDAEYVAHLALPTLGASDGKKEPSVPKKDGNNRIKVRMQSFIEMGIFKERWNNAVKADSCWVDPYRSMANQSSQ
- the LOC107408523 gene encoding uncharacterized protein LOC107408523 isoform X6, whose translation is MSSARNNKTNICQNQCWPLGTAALPKGIVANKTNKCQNQCWPLGTAALPKGIVAKTSNLEMQPLWGSTVKNKSSKSSKSLLAIAAGIKQKEVVNQIVKKFSSSDFVVMLFHYDGHMDEWRDLAWSDRAIHVSAVNQTKWWFAKRFLHPDIVAEYDYIFLWDEDLGVENFDPKRYLSIVRDEGLEISQPALDPAKSVVYHQITARLRGSRVHRRIYKLKGKGRCDNHSSSPPCVGWVEIMAPVFSRAAWRCVWYMIQNDLIHAWGLDMLLGYCSQGNRTKTIGVVDAEYVAHLALPTLGASDGKKASTPEPSVPKKDGNNRIKVRMQSFIEMGIFKERWNNAVKADSCWVDPYRSMANQSSQ
- the LOC107408523 gene encoding uncharacterized protein LOC107408523 isoform X3; translated protein: MKSNNHASAASDSKNRSCLCSLLILASLICGAYFIGAAFTEKEYQERLTRWPLMSSARNNKTNICQNQCWPLGTAALPKGIVAKTSNLEMQPLWGSTVKNKSSKSSKSLLAIAAGIKQKEVVNQIVKKFSSSDFVVMLFHYDGHMDEWRDLAWSDRAIHVSAVNQTKWWFAKRFLHPDIVAEYDYIFLWDEDLGVENFDPKRYLSIVRDEGLEISQPALDPAKSVVYHQITARLRGSRVHRRIYKLKGKGRCDNHSSSPPCVGWVEIMAPVFSRAAWRCVWYMIQNDLIHAWGLDMLLGYCSQGNRTKTIGVVDAEYVAHLALPTLGASDGKKASTPEPSVPKKDGNNRIKVRMQSFIEMGIFKERWNNAVKADSCWVDPYRSMANQSSQ
- the LOC107408523 gene encoding uncharacterized protein LOC107408523 isoform X4 — encoded protein: MKSNNHRLTRWPLMSSARNNKTNICQNQCWPLGTAALPKGIVANKTNKCQNQCWPLGTAALPKGIVAKTSNLEMQPLWGSTVKNKSSKSSKSLLAIAAGIKQKEVVNQIVKKFSSSDFVVMLFHYDGHMDEWRDLAWSDRAIHVSAVNQTKWWFAKRFLHPDIVAEYDYIFLWDEDLGVENFDPKRYLSIVRDEGLEISQPALDPAKSVVYHQITARLRGSRVHRRIYKLKGKGRCDNHSSSPPCVGWVEIMAPVFSRAAWRCVWYMIQNDLIHAWGLDMLLGYCSQGNRTKTIGVVDAEYVAHLALPTLGASDGKKASTPEPSVPKKDGNNRIKVRMQSFIEMGIFKERWNNAVKADSCWVDPYRSMANQSSQ
- the LOC107408523 gene encoding uncharacterized protein LOC107408523 isoform X1 gives rise to the protein MKSNNHASAASDSKNRSCLCSLLILASLICGAYFIGAAFTEKEYQERLTRWPLMSSARNNKTNICQNQCWPLGTAALPKGIVANKTNKCQNQCWPLGTAALPKGIVAKTSNLEMQPLWGSTVKNKSSKSSKSLLAIAAGIKQKEVVNQIVKKFSSSDFVVMLFHYDGHMDEWRDLAWSDRAIHVSAVNQTKWWFAKRFLHPDIVAEYDYIFLWDEDLGVENFDPKRYLSIVRDEGLEISQPALDPAKSVVYHQITARLRGSRVHRRIYKLKGKGRCDNHSSSPPCVGWVEIMAPVFSRAAWRCVWYMIQNDLIHAWGLDMLLGYCSQGNRTKTIGVVDAEYVAHLALPTLGASDGKKASTPEPSVPKKDGNNRIKVRMQSFIEMGIFKERWNNAVKADSCWVDPYRSMANQSSQ